Proteins found in one Chloroflexota bacterium genomic segment:
- a CDS encoding SDR family oxidoreductase: MKLEGRVALVSGGGGGMGGAQCRLFAQEGAAVCVTDMFLDKAQAVADDINAAGGKAIAVKLEVTKAADWADAVAATERAFGPVSILCNNAGANFRNSFDEQTEEQFRIIVESMVVGSFLGIKATVPSMRKAGRGVIINLGSLSSIRPGGGSPGYGVGKTGLIGLTRSAALSYAKENIRCVLISPGHVDTPFIRGNNSYSPNDASTSIDNPENYERRLKATPLGRFQLPDDIAKAVLFAVSDDAEMITGTMITVDGGASL, translated from the coding sequence GTGAAGCTCGAAGGAAGAGTTGCCCTGGTCTCGGGCGGCGGCGGCGGCATGGGCGGCGCCCAGTGCCGGCTGTTCGCGCAGGAAGGCGCGGCCGTCTGCGTCACCGACATGTTCCTGGACAAGGCGCAGGCTGTCGCGGACGACATCAACGCGGCCGGCGGCAAGGCCATCGCCGTCAAGCTCGAAGTGACGAAGGCCGCGGATTGGGCCGATGCTGTCGCGGCGACGGAGCGGGCGTTCGGGCCGGTCAGCATCCTCTGCAACAACGCTGGGGCCAACTTCCGGAACTCGTTCGACGAGCAGACCGAGGAGCAGTTCCGGATCATCGTCGAGTCGATGGTGGTCGGCTCGTTTCTGGGCATCAAGGCCACGGTGCCCTCGATGCGGAAGGCCGGGCGCGGCGTCATCATCAACCTCGGCTCGCTCTCCTCGATCCGCCCGGGCGGCGGCAGCCCGGGCTACGGCGTCGGCAAGACAGGTCTGATCGGCCTGACGCGCTCGGCGGCGCTCTCCTACGCGAAGGAGAACATCCGCTGCGTCCTGATCTCGCCGGGGCACGTGGACACGCCGTTCATTCGTGGCAACAACTCGTACAGCCCGAACGACGCGTCCACCAGCATCGACAACCCCGAGAACTACGAGCGCCGACTCAAGGCGACGCCGCTCGGGCGGTTCCAGCTGCCCGACGACATCGCCAAGGCGGTCCTGTTCGCCGTCTCGGACGACGCCGAGATGATCACGGGCACCATGATTACCGTGGACGGCGGTGCGTCGCTGTAG
- a CDS encoding IclR family transcriptional regulator, protein MPGPRSAEISESHILSTLDKGLHVLGALSQDGASSMNLTTLSRSLGMHRTTLFRILGTLQARGYVSRDPDGDGYRLGVRVLSLASSVLADLDIRKAGLEPLTALRDESSELVFLTVLDGHEVVTIERLEGRHAVTLRAQIGARRPAACTAAGKAIVAFLPAPQADAIVEGDIHLHTPNTITDRALLRAQHAEIRRRGYASDDEEYLPGVRCVAAPVFGVERTVLGAVSLAAPTMRTPLARLGELGPRARAAAREISRQLGAPEELFDRFRDA, encoded by the coding sequence ATGCCCGGTCCCAGAAGCGCCGAGATCAGCGAGTCACACATCCTCTCCACCCTGGACAAGGGGCTGCACGTGCTGGGCGCGCTCTCGCAGGACGGGGCGTCCAGCATGAACCTGACGACGCTCAGCCGCTCGTTGGGCATGCACCGCACGACGCTCTTCAGGATTCTGGGGACGCTCCAGGCGCGCGGGTACGTCAGCCGCGATCCGGACGGCGATGGCTACCGTTTGGGCGTGCGCGTCCTCTCCCTGGCCTCATCGGTCCTGGCGGACCTGGACATCCGCAAGGCCGGGCTTGAGCCGTTGACGGCGCTGCGCGACGAATCCAGCGAGCTGGTCTTCCTGACGGTCCTTGACGGCCACGAGGTCGTGACCATCGAGCGGCTGGAGGGCCGGCACGCCGTCACGCTCCGGGCGCAGATCGGCGCGCGGCGGCCGGCAGCCTGTACTGCCGCCGGCAAGGCGATTGTGGCGTTCCTCCCGGCGCCGCAGGCGGACGCCATCGTGGAGGGCGATATCCACCTGCACACGCCGAACACGATCACCGACCGGGCGCTGCTGCGCGCGCAGCACGCCGAGATCCGTCGGCGTGGCTACGCATCCGACGACGAGGAGTACCTGCCGGGGGTCCGGTGCGTCGCCGCGCCGGTCTTCGGCGTCGAGCGGACCGTGTTGGGGGCGGTCAGCCTGGCCGCCCCGACGATGCGGACGCCGCTGGCACGGCTCGGGGAGCTTGGGCCGCGTGCCCGGGCAGCCGCCCGTGAGATCTCGCGCCAGCTTGGCGCCCCAGAGGAGCTGTTCGACCGCTTCCGCGATGCGTAG
- a CDS encoding sugar ABC transporter substrate-binding protein produces the protein MAVEGISRRFSRRRLLRGSGLALAGLAGASLLAACTPPSQMESKPAAPAKPAESKPAEAAKPAEAAKPAESKPAAPAAQPAATTAAAAPAKPANAAAVTLKAMYWSAGPEDHQIHQNVMDKFTKLNPDIKMDFDDVPSAEFPETLLTRIVGGTPPDVVKLHASWVMNFILAKQLNDLTERMKSDKSVFIPTQLGFWTHEEKNYGVPYYSGSSIVFYNKTIFDKAGVKTPEEHEKAGTWTWDQLRESAKAVSGGAGAERIFGFDGAQQPVNLQFYTCVPIWCNGGEITNKEETEWLLTDPKVVEVIQQQADMAIKDKSMPLTSDLQGATWLFRTGKVGMSWTGRFRSNELTKVDFEPRMVSAPKGKTNQTINRDGPNGTGLPMGTKNLDQAYKFAMYFGGPDAASEYLVTGATNPVRNDLLNSEEFKKSIKPFERIEVLTESAKTVRAWRVPGKGAEAARALTAEFEKVLVGQQDVPTAMKNAKAAMDPLLKVR, from the coding sequence ATGGCAGTCGAAGGGATCTCGCGCCGATTCTCGCGCCGCCGGTTGCTGCGTGGCTCGGGCCTCGCACTGGCCGGCCTCGCTGGCGCCTCGCTCCTGGCGGCCTGTACGCCGCCAAGCCAGATGGAGTCGAAGCCCGCCGCGCCGGCCAAGCCGGCCGAGAGCAAGCCCGCCGAGGCGGCCAAGCCAGCCGAGGCTGCGAAGCCCGCGGAGAGCAAGCCGGCCGCGCCGGCCGCTCAGCCAGCCGCCACGACGGCCGCTGCCGCGCCGGCCAAGCCCGCGAACGCCGCTGCCGTCACGCTCAAGGCGATGTACTGGTCTGCCGGGCCGGAGGATCACCAGATCCACCAGAACGTGATGGACAAGTTCACGAAGCTGAACCCGGACATCAAGATGGACTTTGACGATGTCCCGAGCGCCGAGTTCCCCGAGACGCTGCTCACGCGCATCGTCGGTGGGACGCCGCCGGATGTCGTCAAGCTGCACGCATCGTGGGTGATGAACTTCATCCTGGCGAAGCAGCTCAACGACCTGACCGAGCGCATGAAGAGCGACAAGAGCGTCTTCATCCCGACGCAGCTCGGCTTCTGGACGCACGAAGAGAAGAACTACGGCGTCCCCTACTACTCTGGCTCGTCCATCGTCTTCTACAACAAGACGATCTTCGACAAGGCCGGCGTCAAGACGCCCGAGGAGCACGAGAAGGCTGGCACCTGGACCTGGGACCAACTGCGTGAGTCCGCCAAGGCCGTCAGTGGCGGCGCCGGCGCGGAGCGCATCTTCGGGTTCGACGGCGCACAGCAGCCTGTCAACCTGCAGTTCTACACCTGCGTCCCGATCTGGTGTAACGGCGGCGAGATCACCAACAAGGAAGAGACCGAGTGGCTGCTGACCGATCCGAAGGTGGTCGAGGTCATCCAGCAGCAGGCGGACATGGCGATCAAGGACAAGAGCATGCCGCTCACCAGCGACCTGCAGGGGGCGACGTGGCTCTTCCGCACGGGCAAGGTCGGCATGTCGTGGACGGGGCGGTTCCGCTCCAATGAGCTGACCAAGGTGGACTTCGAGCCGCGCATGGTGAGCGCGCCGAAGGGCAAGACCAACCAGACCATCAACCGCGACGGCCCGAACGGCACCGGCCTGCCGATGGGCACCAAGAACCTGGATCAGGCGTACAAGTTCGCGATGTACTTCGGCGGGCCAGACGCCGCGTCCGAGTACCTCGTGACGGGCGCGACGAACCCGGTCCGCAACGACCTCCTCAACTCCGAGGAGTTCAAGAAGTCGATCAAGCCGTTCGAGCGCATCGAGGTACTGACCGAGTCCGCCAAGACGGTCCGGGCGTGGCGCGTGCCGGGCAAGGGCGCAGAGGCCGCGCGCGCGCTGACCGCCGAGTTCGAGAAGGTGCTCGTCGGGCAGCAGGACGTGCCGACCGCGATGAAGAACGCCAAGGCAGCGATGGACCCGCTGCTGAAGGTCCGATAG
- a CDS encoding sugar ABC transporter permease, producing the protein MAATATAAPGVGRRSRRFLNQEAVEGYVCILPWLLGFCAFVAGPMIAALAISFTHWSLLAPPEWIGLENYERLVKDPMFYTAMWNTVYISFIAVPCQLILALLIAMALNQQLAGLTIYRTIFYLPSQMPIVASSLLWMWVFNPDYGLANAMLYLVGLPGLGWIFDPNLSKPSIILITLWGGVGTPLIIFLAGLQSVPDSLYEAADIDGAGPVQRFRNITLPLLSPIIFFNLIIGIIASFQAYFTLVFVTTQGGPANSTTIMILYIFYKAFRDFEMSYASALAWVLFLFVLALTATNFLLARWWVHYEGGDAA; encoded by the coding sequence ATGGCAGCCACCGCCACGGCGGCGCCCGGGGTCGGCCGGCGCTCTCGCCGCTTCCTCAACCAGGAGGCCGTGGAAGGGTACGTCTGTATCCTTCCGTGGCTCCTGGGCTTCTGCGCGTTCGTCGCCGGCCCGATGATCGCCGCCCTCGCCATCTCGTTCACCCACTGGTCGCTGCTCGCGCCGCCGGAGTGGATCGGCCTGGAGAACTACGAGCGGCTGGTCAAAGACCCGATGTTCTACACCGCGATGTGGAACACGGTGTACATCAGCTTCATCGCCGTCCCGTGCCAGTTGATCCTGGCGCTGCTCATCGCGATGGCGCTCAACCAGCAGCTGGCCGGCCTGACGATCTACCGGACGATCTTCTACCTGCCCTCGCAGATGCCGATTGTCGCCAGCTCGCTGCTCTGGATGTGGGTGTTCAACCCGGACTACGGCCTCGCCAACGCGATGCTCTACCTGGTGGGGCTGCCGGGCCTGGGCTGGATCTTCGATCCGAACCTGTCCAAGCCGTCGATCATCCTGATCACCCTCTGGGGCGGCGTCGGGACGCCGCTGATCATCTTCCTGGCCGGCCTCCAGAGCGTCCCGGACAGCCTCTACGAGGCGGCGGACATCGACGGGGCCGGGCCAGTCCAGCGGTTCCGCAACATCACGCTGCCGCTGCTGAGCCCGATCATCTTCTTCAACCTGATCATCGGGATCATCGCGTCGTTCCAGGCGTACTTCACCCTGGTGTTCGTGACCACCCAGGGCGGCCCCGCCAACTCGACGACGATCATGATCCTGTACATCTTCTACAAGGCGTTCCGTGACTTCGAGATGAGCTATGCCTCGGCGCTGGCCTGGGTGCTGTTCCTCTTCGTGCTCGCGCTGACCGCCACGAACTTCCTGCTGGCGCGCTGGTGGGTCCACTACGAGGGAGGGGACGCTGCATGA
- a CDS encoding carbohydrate ABC transporter permease: MNAVASSSGSGQATLARATGHARARTARTPASRYVLHAILIVLSVLYLLPFFWMISTSLKPDGQEIAMPPQWIPNPAVWDNYVRSMTASPMLWYLRNTLIVTLTATFFGVLTASLAGYAFARLRFPGRNILFSLCLATLMLPGIVTLIPEFLLFRFIGWNNTFLPLIVPWSLGGHALGIFLFRQYALTIPRDFDEAARVDGAGALRIWWTIIVPLSGPVIATMAILAFIHHWNDFLRPLVFLQDRDLRTLAIGLRLFRGEFLVQWNLLMAASTLMLLPVLALFFAAQRYFVQGIVMSGLKG; the protein is encoded by the coding sequence ATGAACGCTGTCGCCAGCTCCTCTGGCTCGGGGCAGGCCACGCTGGCGCGTGCGACTGGGCACGCGCGCGCCCGGACGGCCCGCACGCCGGCCTCGCGGTACGTCCTCCACGCGATCCTGATCGTGCTGAGCGTGTTGTACCTGCTGCCGTTCTTCTGGATGATCTCCACCAGCCTGAAGCCGGACGGGCAGGAGATCGCGATGCCGCCGCAGTGGATCCCGAATCCGGCCGTCTGGGACAACTATGTCCGCTCGATGACGGCCTCGCCGATGCTCTGGTACCTGCGGAACACGCTCATCGTCACGCTGACGGCGACGTTCTTCGGCGTGCTGACGGCGAGCCTCGCAGGCTACGCTTTCGCGCGGCTGCGGTTCCCGGGCCGGAACATCCTGTTCAGCCTCTGCCTCGCCACGCTGATGCTGCCGGGCATCGTGACCCTGATCCCCGAGTTCCTGCTGTTCCGCTTCATCGGCTGGAACAACACGTTCCTGCCGCTGATCGTGCCGTGGAGCCTGGGCGGTCACGCGCTGGGGATCTTCCTCTTCCGCCAGTACGCGCTGACCATCCCACGGGATTTTGACGAGGCGGCGCGCGTGGACGGCGCGGGGGCGTTACGCATCTGGTGGACGATCATCGTGCCGTTGTCCGGCCCGGTCATCGCCACAATGGCGATCCTGGCGTTCATCCACCATTGGAACGACTTCCTGCGTCCGCTGGTCTTCTTGCAGGACCGCGATCTGCGGACGCTGGCGATCGGCCTGCGGTTGTTCCGGGGCGAGTTCCTGGTGCAGTGGAACCTGCTGATGGCCGCCTCCACGCTGATGCTGCTGCCGGTGCTGGCGCTGTTCTTCGCAGCGCAGCGCTACTTCGTGCAGGGGATCGTGATGAGCGGCCTGAAGGGGTAG
- the folE gene encoding GTP cyclohydrolase I FolE codes for MSINPARRSDANGVHTNGHAKLAALDGGALRREERFVEADGSLLEAAARDLLIGVGEDPSRDGLLDTPRRVRKSMEALTEGYRMDPRDVVGDALFEVEYDDMVLVKDIEFYSLCEHHLLPFFGRVHIGYLPQGHVVGLSKLPRLVDVFARRLQVQERLTRQVAACIQELLDPSGVGVVIEASHLCMMMRGVEKQQSTTRTSTLLGQLRNDDRARAEFLALTGDRR; via the coding sequence ATGTCGATCAATCCTGCCCGCCGCTCGGACGCCAACGGCGTCCATACGAACGGGCACGCCAAACTGGCCGCGCTCGACGGCGGCGCGCTTCGCCGAGAGGAGCGGTTCGTGGAGGCGGACGGCTCGCTGCTGGAAGCCGCCGCCCGCGATCTGCTGATCGGCGTTGGCGAGGATCCCTCGCGGGATGGCCTGCTGGACACCCCCAGGCGCGTCCGCAAGAGCATGGAGGCGCTCACCGAGGGATATAGGATGGACCCGCGCGACGTGGTCGGGGACGCCCTCTTCGAGGTCGAGTACGACGACATGGTGCTGGTCAAGGACATCGAGTTCTACAGCCTGTGCGAGCATCACCTGCTGCCGTTCTTCGGGCGCGTGCACATCGGCTACCTGCCGCAAGGACACGTGGTCGGGCTGAGCAAGCTGCCGCGCCTGGTGGACGTGTTCGCGCGGCGGCTCCAGGTGCAGGAGCGGCTCACCCGCCAGGTCGCCGCGTGCATCCAGGAGCTGCTCGATCCTTCCGGCGTCGGCGTGGTGATCGAGGCCAGCCATCTCTGCATGATGATGCGCGGCGTCGAGAAGCAGCAGAGCACGACCAGGACGAGCACGCTGCTCGGGCAGCTGCGGAACGACGACCGCGCCCGCGCCGAGTTCCTCGCGCTGACCGGGGACCGCCGCTAG
- a CDS encoding 6-carboxytetrahydropterin synthase: MLTITRRATFAAAHRLFRPEWDDRRNVAVFGRCANPGGHGHNYALEVTISGTLDPETGMIADLKWVKEVVDRHVVEQVDHRNLNTDVEFLRGVIPTAENLALVFWERLVGPISERARLVRVRVQETENNSATYEAP, from the coding sequence GTGCTCACCATCACCCGCCGGGCGACCTTCGCCGCTGCACATCGGCTGTTTCGTCCGGAGTGGGATGACCGCCGGAACGTGGCGGTGTTCGGCCGGTGTGCCAATCCGGGCGGTCATGGGCACAACTACGCGCTGGAAGTGACGATCTCAGGCACGCTGGATCCGGAAACGGGAATGATCGCCGACCTCAAGTGGGTTAAAGAAGTGGTGGATCGGCATGTTGTCGAACAAGTCGATCATCGCAACCTGAACACCGACGTCGAGTTTCTGCGTGGCGTCATTCCCACAGCGGAGAACCTCGCCCTGGTCTTCTGGGAGCGGCTCGTCGGACCGATCTCGGAGCGCGCCCGGCTCGTGCGGGTGCGCGTTCAGGAGACCGAGAACAACAGCGCCACATACGAAGCGCCGTAG
- a CDS encoding class I SAM-dependent methyltransferase — protein MRSASLLCMSDAAGSPSSAASIRRPAVVSDRPSPGSASASASASTSTSVSEVAAYYRDVAPFYDAELADRDDLPFWQRIGRRFAGASVLELGCGSGTVTEVLAADARRLVGVDLSDDLLQHARRRLTRWPHVALTRADMRELPLSASAGQFDLIVAANDPFSHLTTAEDRDAVLHSVAHLLSPGGQLILDALWLPPADARAVATPAGRVQQHAATLRGQPLRVVERWRRDPARRSCCLARYEYQVSGRQPVVASFQARDWTVSELAQRLERAGLAEVARWGGYDSRPWDPNTSQHLIVAAHVPR, from the coding sequence ATGCGTTCTGCTTCGCTCCTCTGCATGTCCGATGCCGCCGGCTCCCCATCTTCTGCTGCGTCCATCCGACGACCCGCCGTCGTCTCTGACCGGCCGTCTCCCGGTTCCGCGTCGGCCTCGGCCTCGGCCTCGACCTCGACCTCGGTCTCGGAGGTGGCGGCCTACTACCGCGATGTCGCACCGTTCTACGACGCCGAGCTTGCCGACCGCGACGATCTCCCGTTCTGGCAGCGTATTGGGCGGCGTTTTGCAGGGGCCAGCGTGCTGGAGCTTGGGTGCGGCAGCGGCACGGTCACCGAGGTGCTGGCGGCCGATGCACGCCGGCTGGTGGGCGTCGATCTGTCGGACGATCTCTTGCAGCACGCCCGGCGACGGCTGACACGCTGGCCGCACGTCGCGCTCACGCGGGCCGACATGCGCGAGCTGCCACTGTCGGCCTCGGCCGGTCAGTTCGACCTGATCGTCGCGGCCAATGACCCGTTCAGCCATCTGACGACGGCCGAAGACCGGGACGCGGTCTTGCACAGCGTCGCACACCTCCTGTCGCCGGGCGGCCAGCTCATCCTCGATGCGCTCTGGCTGCCGCCGGCCGACGCTCGGGCGGTCGCCACGCCTGCCGGGCGCGTGCAGCAGCACGCTGCGACCCTCAGGGGCCAGCCGCTGCGGGTCGTCGAGCGCTGGCGGCGCGATCCGGCACGGCGCAGCTGCTGCCTCGCCCGCTACGAGTACCAGGTGTCGGGCCGACAGCCCGTCGTGGCGAGCTTCCAGGCGCGAGACTGGACGGTCTCGGAGCTGGCCCAACGTCTCGAACGGGCGGGGCTGGCCGAAGTTGCCCGCTGGGGCGGCTACGACAGCCGCCCGTGGGATCCGAACACCTCGCAGCACCTGATCGTGGCCGCCCACGTGCCGCGGTGA
- a CDS encoding lamin tail domain-containing protein, whose product MRKVRPSTRRALVSSLIAVPALVVVTACAGSPPAAPSQPTVQAATTQVVAAASPAAATVQAAASPAAATVQAAASPAMATAQAAASPMATQGAAVVATAAAGLAPMASPSPGASPAAQGNGALRIADASLADSTPWLMLQNAGDEPVAVGGWTLQVGAAHAELPTDAVVEPGATLTLHAGAGLSSDDELFLGNAGDALAAAALPGTPVRLMDANGRLQAETTVPRF is encoded by the coding sequence ATGAGAAAGGTGCGACCGTCAACGCGCCGCGCCCTGGTCTCGTCGTTGATCGCCGTGCCGGCCCTGGTGGTCGTGACGGCATGCGCCGGCAGCCCGCCGGCGGCGCCCTCGCAGCCCACCGTGCAGGCGGCGACGACCCAGGTCGTGGCGGCGGCCTCGCCGGCCGCTGCAACCGTGCAAGCGGCGGCCTCGCCGGCAGCCGCCACCGTCCAGGCTGCCGCCTCGCCAGCCATGGCGACCGCCCAGGCCGCCGCCTCGCCGATGGCGACGCAGGGTGCGGCTGTCGTGGCGACGGCTGCCGCCGGCCTCGCGCCGATGGCCAGCCCCAGCCCGGGCGCCAGCCCTGCCGCCCAGGGGAACGGTGCACTGCGCATCGCCGATGCCAGTCTGGCCGACTCCACCCCCTGGCTGATGCTCCAGAACGCCGGCGACGAGCCTGTCGCCGTGGGCGGTTGGACCCTCCAGGTCGGCGCGGCGCACGCGGAGCTTCCCACCGATGCAGTTGTTGAACCGGGCGCAACGTTGACGTTGCACGCGGGCGCCGGCCTCAGCAGCGACGACGAGCTCTTTCTGGGGAACGCGGGCGACGCCCTGGCTGCCGCCGCGCTGCCCGGCACGCCGGTCCGCCTGATGGACGCCAACGGCCGGCTCCAGGCCGAGACGACAGTGCCGCGCTTCTAG
- a CDS encoding maleylpyruvate isomerase family mycothiol-dependent enzyme has product MMDLTAIRAAIADLDRAFQADMAGLPAATWQQPSDCEGWTIAAALIHCAQVAELLGDSIARGRTGDPGPPPLAAAEGVAAFRAARAARQQEALKQSPAELLDWYRQASAAIAAELDAIPSTPAGAQGWHPIGAQPLVWVQDQWLFELALHDWDIRVALDPAAEVRTATQAAFARTLPARFGRGFGGADDAALAGVYRVELQAGDPLTVTFQIGNGAVAAVGNDATPDVTIVTDPSAFGLVMSNRRPVERFASGGRWQVRGDAARADAFARAFKSY; this is encoded by the coding sequence ATGATGGACCTGACTGCGATCCGGGCGGCGATTGCCGACCTTGACCGAGCCTTTCAGGCAGACATGGCGGGGCTGCCTGCCGCCACCTGGCAGCAGCCCAGCGACTGCGAGGGCTGGACGATTGCCGCCGCGCTGATCCACTGCGCGCAGGTCGCCGAGCTGCTCGGGGACAGCATCGCGCGGGGGCGCACCGGCGACCCCGGCCCGCCGCCTCTGGCCGCCGCTGAGGGTGTGGCGGCGTTCCGCGCCGCGCGCGCCGCGCGGCAGCAGGAGGCGCTGAAGCAGTCTCCCGCCGAGCTGCTGGACTGGTACCGGCAGGCCAGCGCGGCCATCGCCGCCGAGCTGGACGCCATCCCGAGCACCCCTGCCGGGGCACAGGGCTGGCACCCCATCGGGGCGCAGCCGCTGGTCTGGGTGCAGGATCAGTGGCTGTTCGAGCTGGCACTCCACGATTGGGACATCCGGGTCGCCCTGGACCCGGCCGCCGAGGTCCGAACGGCTACCCAGGCCGCGTTCGCTCGGACGTTGCCCGCACGCTTCGGACGGGGATTCGGCGGCGCGGACGACGCCGCGTTGGCGGGCGTCTACCGCGTGGAGCTGCAGGCCGGCGATCCGCTGACGGTGACGTTCCAGATCGGCAATGGGGCCGTCGCGGCGGTCGGCAACGACGCGACGCCAGACGTGACCATCGTCACGGACCCGTCGGCGTTCGGGCTGGTGATGTCCAACCGCCGGCCCGTCGAGCGGTTCGCGTCGGGGGGCCGCTGGCAGGTGCGCGGCGATGCGGCCCGCGCGGACGCGTTCGCCCGGGCCTTCAAGAGCTACTGA
- a CDS encoding creatininase family protein, whose protein sequence is MESTSAPRRRVRLAELTREELQQRMPEATVVIPIGATEQHGPHLPLLTDHVMAETVALRAAELAAASVDVLVAPVLPFGCSSHHLAVGGALSIGQRTYIGVLVDLAECVARMGGKRLVILNGHGGNEDPMRVAANELVFEKRLGMAVCAASYWTVGKEAVAALPFAGPGHAGHFETSCIMAVRPDLPQLAKRFPPDREPRPLAISGQVNGVPVRYPGIWESSEGVSDAADQASAELGEQTVDAIVRATADFLIAFHRRPLLQ, encoded by the coding sequence GTGGAGTCCACGTCTGCGCCGCGTCGGCGGGTGCGCCTGGCCGAGCTGACCCGCGAAGAGCTGCAACAGCGGATGCCAGAAGCGACCGTCGTCATCCCGATTGGCGCAACGGAGCAGCACGGTCCGCACCTGCCGCTGCTCACGGATCATGTGATGGCGGAGACGGTGGCCCTGCGTGCCGCCGAGCTTGCTGCCGCCAGCGTCGACGTGCTGGTTGCGCCGGTGCTGCCGTTCGGCTGCTCGTCGCACCACCTGGCGGTGGGCGGCGCACTCTCGATCGGCCAGCGGACCTACATCGGCGTGCTGGTGGATCTTGCCGAGTGCGTGGCGCGCATGGGCGGCAAGCGGCTGGTGATCCTGAACGGGCACGGCGGCAACGAAGATCCGATGCGGGTGGCCGCCAATGAGCTGGTGTTCGAGAAGCGGCTGGGGATGGCCGTCTGCGCCGCCTCGTACTGGACCGTCGGGAAGGAGGCCGTCGCCGCCCTGCCGTTTGCCGGGCCGGGCCATGCCGGCCACTTCGAGACGAGCTGCATCATGGCCGTCCGGCCGGACCTGCCCCAGCTTGCGAAGCGCTTCCCGCCAGACCGCGAGCCGCGCCCCCTGGCGATCAGCGGGCAGGTCAACGGGGTGCCCGTCCGCTACCCGGGCATCTGGGAGTCCAGCGAGGGCGTCTCCGATGCCGCCGACCAGGCGAGCGCCGAGCTTGGCGAGCAGACCGTGGACGCCATCGTTCGGGCCACGGCTGACTTCCTGATCGCGTTCCACCGGCGACCGCTCCTCCAGTGA
- a CDS encoding HAMP domain-containing histidine kinase: MTDQTDQPTPDELFAVLARELRTPLSTIEGYLELLNNGDVGLLLPEQREYLQVVGRNVHRLVAVVNDWTEMCKLEAGRLQIVRQDVDIEEVIDRAVAEVRPRIRAKEQRFHVRLPDEPVTVLGDARALTRVVDNLLSNAHKYTPPAGSIEVVVRADGEDWIRLDVIDTGIGLREEDKGKLFRKFFRSSLTEAEPGSGLGLPICQILVERMGGQISVESALGKGSTFSVRLPCGGRDRDGFAPPATPDGSPAAQEAPVPVACHSER; encoded by the coding sequence ATGACAGACCAGACCGATCAGCCAACTCCCGACGAGCTCTTCGCCGTCCTGGCCCGCGAGCTGCGGACGCCACTGTCCACAATCGAGGGATACCTGGAGCTCCTCAACAACGGGGATGTCGGCTTGCTGTTGCCGGAGCAGCGCGAGTACCTCCAGGTCGTCGGACGGAACGTTCACCGGCTGGTCGCGGTTGTCAACGACTGGACCGAGATGTGCAAGCTCGAGGCCGGCCGGCTGCAGATCGTTCGCCAGGATGTGGACATCGAAGAGGTGATCGACCGCGCCGTTGCCGAGGTGCGTCCACGCATCCGGGCCAAGGAGCAGCGGTTCCACGTTCGGCTGCCCGACGAGCCGGTCACCGTGCTGGGCGACGCCCGGGCGTTGACCCGCGTCGTCGACAACCTGCTCTCAAACGCGCACAAGTACACCCCGCCGGCGGGGTCCATCGAGGTCGTCGTTCGGGCCGACGGCGAGGACTGGATTCGCCTCGACGTGATCGATACCGGCATCGGCCTGCGTGAAGAGGACAAAGGGAAGCTGTTCCGGAAGTTCTTCCGCTCGTCGCTGACCGAGGCCGAGCCGGGCAGCGGCCTGGGCCTGCCCATCTGCCAGATCCTGGTCGAGCGCATGGGCGGCCAGATCAGTGTGGAGAGCGCACTCGGCAAGGGCAGCACCTTCTCCGTGCGCCTGCCGTGCGGCGGCCGCGACCGCGACGGCTTCGCGCCGCCGGCCACGCCGGATGGGTCCCCCGCGGCGCAGGAAGCGCCGGTACCCGTCGCGTGCCATAGCGAGCGGTAG
- the mscL gene encoding large conductance mechanosensitive channel protein MscL, giving the protein MLDGFKKFLLRGNVVDLAVAVVIGAAFKEIVDTMVKGLITPLLGVFGGVPDFSALSFSINNSRFLIGEFINAIVAFVILAAVIYFIVVVPMNRVMARMMPKEPEPQKTRECPYCLSKIPVLATRCAFCTAEVAAA; this is encoded by the coding sequence ATGCTTGACGGGTTCAAGAAGTTTCTCCTGCGCGGGAATGTCGTTGACCTTGCTGTCGCCGTCGTGATTGGCGCCGCGTTCAAAGAGATCGTGGACACGATGGTCAAGGGGCTGATCACGCCGTTGCTCGGCGTCTTCGGCGGCGTCCCGGACTTCTCGGCGCTGAGCTTCTCGATCAACAACAGCCGATTTCTCATCGGCGAGTTTATCAACGCCATTGTCGCGTTCGTCATCCTGGCGGCGGTCATCTACTTCATCGTCGTGGTGCCGATGAACAGGGTGATGGCGAGGATGATGCCGAAGGAGCCGGAGCCACAGAAGACCCGGGAGTGCCCATACTGCCTGAGCAAGATCCCCGTCCTGGCGACACGCTGCGCCTTCTGCACCGCGGAGGTCGCGGCGGCCTGA